One Bombilactobacillus folatiphilus genomic window, CTAAAGACAGAATCCCTTGAAATTTTCCCGCTTGATAAAGTCTAGGTAATAATATGCGTAAGCCATGTGCCAAAATAGCATTCGCTTCGCCTCGAGTATAATCAGTTCTAACCTGGTCTATTGTCAATTCCTCCACTGCCGCCAATTCGTTGGCATCAATGTCTACTTCGACAGTAGGCGAAAATACGCCAGCATTAATTAACAAAACGCGATTGCCTAAACGTTCCAACACTTGTTTCACATAGTTGAACTCAGTTCCTTTAGTATCCAATGTACCGACTAAAGCAATCGTCTGCATCACTGATCCTCCTTTCATAATGATTAAACTTATCATAAAGTGAAAGGGATTACATTAACAGGTAATATAGTTAGCTTTACTAGTGATTATATGTGTTGTTGATACTGACTTGGAGCTTCATGAAAATATTTTTTAAAAATTTTGTTGAATTGCGCATAATCGTTATAACCCACCATTTCCGCAATCTTATTCAGCGGTTGATATTTTTGTTTCATTAATTCTACAGCCTTATTCAATCGAAAATGCACCAGATAATCTGTAAAAGTTTGATTGGTTTGCTTTTTAAAAATCGTGCTCAAATAAGTTGGCGTCAAATGCAACATCGCCGCTAACTCAGACAAATAAATGGGTACCGAATAGTTCTCTTGAATGAATCTTTTAATAAATTCCACCGGCGTATAGTATTGATCAGCTCCCTTCAGAATTTTGACCGTTAAATTATCATTGAGAGTTTGATCCGCTGTTTTAAAAGAGCGAATTTGTTGCGACAAAGTCTGTTCAGGAACAATCCGTTCAAAGGTTGAACCACCGATATAGCCTTGAATTTCCGGCAATAAATTATATAGATAACGCACTTCGGTCAGATCATTCAAGATACCACCATAAATCATCAGAATACTCTGCGAACGTTGCTGCTGCAGCCGCTGACAAATCTTTTTCACCGTCGCAATCATTGATTCAAAACTCCGAATGCGTTTAGCACCCAACACGCCACCCTCGGTCAAACCTAGATGAATACAAATCAGATCAGCAGGAATTGCACTAGCCAATAACGCCTCTTGCGCATTAGTCACAAAAGCTGCTGTAAAAATATTATGTTGGTGCGCTGCTCGTAAAAGAGCCATTTCTTGACCAAAATTGACATTGGTTTCATCTAGGGCTTCACGAAATTGTCCATCAATCAAGCTAACCGTGGGATAATTCACAATCCCCGCAATTTGATATTGCTTAATAAAATCAAATAAAGTGGCTTGATTCAAATAAGGATCTGTCGCATTAATTCCGATTAAACACGGAAAATCCTGGATAGTGGGCAAAACTTCTCGTGTGGTGAGCGCCATAATTTGTTGATTACTATTCACAAATGGTAAATATGCTCCTAACGATGAGCGACCCATTTGTCGAAATTTGCCAGAATTCAATACCATAATAAAGTCCACGCCTGAGTCCATCGCATGCAACGCACTCATGCCCATCGTGGTGCTCAGACCCAATAAAGGATGCTGTAGTTGAACTTGACGCACTAATTTTTGTCGTAAATGTTGCATTTTTCAACTCCTAAATCTCACCATTAACTTGGTAAAAATTTGTTAACTTGTTAATTAGACAGTTAAACATTAATTCCAATCACGTTCATGATATAATTAAATGGCATTACAAAAAAGAGGGGAGAATCTGTGTTGAATCGAACAGAGATCAAGCAACAAGCAAAAAAACTTTTGAACCATAATTTTTTATTTTTTCTACAACTATTTTTAATTAGTTTAATTTTTTACCTACTTAATCGTGTTCCAAGTGTCATTCAGCATCGTTTGCCATTAACAGTGGATGCATTAGGTGTGGCTGGTTTCTTATCCATCGTGGCTGGCTTATTTGAGATTAGTGCGGACTTTGCCGCCATTGATATTATGAAAGAACAATCCCAATTGGATCATCCTTTCCAAAAAAGTTTCACCTTGTTCAAACGTGGTGAGTTATTCATCGGCAGTATTGGAATTGGTGTTTTGATGTATATCTGGATTTTTCTCTGGTCTTTATTATTGCTCGTTCCTGGTATCATTAAATCTTTTGCATACTCGCAAGCCATGTATATTTATCGTGACCATTTAAATGCAGAAGACCCTGTGACATACCGACAAGCTGTCACGCTAAGCCGCCAGTTAATGAATGGACATAAGATGGATTACTTTGTATTCAATTTAAGCTTCATTGGCTATTGGCTACTTGTTAGTGTGACTCTTGGCATTGCTGCCATCTGGGTACTGCCTTATTATCGTCTGTCGAAAGCTAATTTTTACGTTAACTTAGTTCAAAATCAAAATTTGACCGAAACTAAATTAGCATAATGCAGATTCTTAAGTATCTTTCAATAATTGAAAGATACTTTTTTAATTCCGAAAATTTCGCTTTATAATAAGGTTATTAATAATCAAAGGAGCGTCTAAAATGCGCACGGAACCTGTCGAACTAACTAATATGACGATGATCCTCGACCCTAAGTCCCAGCAAGTATTGGTTGAATACCGTCGTGATCCGCATTGGCCTGGCATTGCTTTTCCTGGTGGGCATGTCGAACCACATGAAAGTGTGACCCACTCCGCCCAACGTGAAGTCAAAGAAGAAACCGGTCTCACCGTTACGAATTTGCAATTGGCTGGTCTAAAGCAATATCCCTTAGAACCTCGTGGTCGTTTTATTTGCTTTTTGTACCGTACCACACAATTTCAAGGCAACTTACAATCATCTGCTGAAGGTCCGGTTTTTTGGATGAAATTACAAGATTTTTACCAAAATCCACAATTGGCTGAGGGTATGGAGGATCTATTGAATATTATGGTAACTGATTTCAATGAAGTAATTTATCAAGGCGAACAAACTTATTTTTTCTAAAATACCAAAAAAGCACCCACCCAATTCAGGTAAGTGCTTCCCATTGAGATAATTTCACTATCAATCAGGAGCAGTTCACTATCAGTCTCAATGTCAAATAATAAAGTGAAGTTGGCTTCATCATTTGTTATTATCATCATAACAAATTAATAATTATATTGCTACTCTAATTATTAATTAATGTTCCTTAAAAATAAAAATTTTACTGAAAAAATAGTTCGCAATTACAACCAACACATTATCAACTAATTTCACCCAAAATGCATTCTGCTGGAGTATGCCGACCCCAATTTGCATAATCAACAGGTCCAATACCAAACTTAACACCCGAAAAAAGAAAAACGAAAATAATTCCGTGCGCATCGCTTGCTGGCTGTTTTGATGCGAATCAAAAACGTAACGCTTATTGGTAATGTAAGCAAATAAAACTGACAGAAACCACGCCAACACGTTAGCTAACTGATAACCTAACAAGTGTTGCCAAGTGTACAATACATTGAATACTACCAAATTAATTAACGTCGTCAAACCACCAAAGAAGAGATAACTCCAAACTTTCTCATATTTTTTAATTAATAGCCAAATTTTATTCATCAAAATCCTCACTATTTTTTCAAAATCAATTGTTATTCTCTACTGAATTGGATAACATAACACTATATTACTATAAGTTGAGGGGAGATTTAGCATGGCGCAGAAAAAACAGATTAGATGGTACA contains:
- a CDS encoding GtrA family protein, translated to MNKIWLLIKKYEKVWSYLFFGGLTTLINLVVFNVLYTWQHLLGYQLANVLAWFLSVLFAYITNKRYVFDSHQNSQQAMRTELFSFFFFRVLSLVLDLLIMQIGVGILQQNAFWVKLVDNVLVVIANYFFSKIFIFKEH
- a CDS encoding phosphoenolpyruvate hydrolase family protein yields the protein MQHLRQKLVRQVQLQHPLLGLSTTMGMSALHAMDSGVDFIMVLNSGKFRQMGRSSLGAYLPFVNSNQQIMALTTREVLPTIQDFPCLIGINATDPYLNQATLFDFIKQYQIAGIVNYPTVSLIDGQFREALDETNVNFGQEMALLRAAHQHNIFTAAFVTNAQEALLASAIPADLICIHLGLTEGGVLGAKRIRSFESMIATVKKICQRLQQQRSQSILMIYGGILNDLTEVRYLYNLLPEIQGYIGGSTFERIVPEQTLSQQIRSFKTADQTLNDNLTVKILKGADQYYTPVEFIKRFIQENYSVPIYLSELAAMLHLTPTYLSTIFKKQTNQTFTDYLVHFRLNKAVELMKQKYQPLNKIAEMVGYNDYAQFNKIFKKYFHEAPSQYQQHI
- a CDS encoding 8-oxo-dGTP diphosphatase, producing the protein MRTEPVELTNMTMILDPKSQQVLVEYRRDPHWPGIAFPGGHVEPHESVTHSAQREVKEETGLTVTNLQLAGLKQYPLEPRGRFICFLYRTTQFQGNLQSSAEGPVFWMKLQDFYQNPQLAEGMEDLLNIMVTDFNEVIYQGEQTYFF
- a CDS encoding DUF975 family protein, producing MNRTEIKQQAKKLLNHNFLFFLQLFLISLIFYLLNRVPSVIQHRLPLTVDALGVAGFLSIVAGLFEISADFAAIDIMKEQSQLDHPFQKSFTLFKRGELFIGSIGIGVLMYIWIFLWSLLLLVPGIIKSFAYSQAMYIYRDHLNAEDPVTYRQAVTLSRQLMNGHKMDYFVFNLSFIGYWLLVSVTLGIAAIWVLPYYRLSKANFYVNLVQNQNLTETKLA